Proteins from a single region of Candidatus Dormiibacterota bacterium:
- a CDS encoding succinylglutamate desuccinylase/aspartoacylase family protein — protein sequence MQNATYRELEARWKSLRRSRDDVAVREVACVNAPRTLLCVEVGNPALPCIALSAGVHGDEPAGPAALLRLAETGALDRRYAYRIWPCTNPSGYDARTRESVDGLDVNRTFGRGGQSPEARAIVTSNRNRKFALSIDLHEDRDAAGFYCYEYGGDELGVAVVAAIDRAGLPVEPLVALDLGSPLAMKVMTFQRGRITADHRAEGGIVGGLSYSLLLARGAAARVLTHETPGAHAWEARLSMHEIAVTAAIDALSQGFHK from the coding sequence ATGCAGAACGCCACCTACCGGGAGCTCGAAGCGCGTTGGAAATCCCTTCGGCGCTCGCGCGACGACGTTGCGGTGCGAGAGGTCGCCTGCGTCAACGCACCGCGGACCTTGCTGTGCGTCGAAGTCGGGAATCCCGCGCTGCCGTGCATCGCGTTGAGCGCGGGCGTCCATGGGGACGAACCCGCCGGACCCGCGGCGCTCCTGCGATTGGCGGAAACCGGCGCGCTCGACCGGCGCTATGCCTATCGCATCTGGCCGTGCACGAACCCGAGCGGCTACGACGCGCGGACGCGCGAGAGCGTCGACGGCCTCGACGTTAATCGCACCTTTGGTCGCGGCGGCCAATCTCCTGAAGCCCGCGCGATCGTCACGTCCAACCGCAATCGCAAATTCGCCCTCTCGATCGACCTTCACGAAGATCGGGATGCGGCGGGGTTTTACTGCTACGAGTACGGTGGAGACGAGCTGGGAGTGGCGGTCGTGGCGGCGATCGACCGGGCCGGCTTGCCGGTCGAGCCGCTCGTGGCGCTCGATCTCGGCTCGCCGCTGGCGATGAAGGTGATGACGTTCCAGCGGGGGCGCATCACCGCCGACCATCGCGCCGAGGGCGGCATCGTCGGAGGGCTCTCGTATTCGCTCCTGCTCGCCCGAGGCGCGGCCGCCCGGGTGCTGACGCACGAAACGCCCGGCGCGCATGCGTGGGAAGCCCGGCTCTCCATGCACGAGATTGCAGTGACGGCTGCGATCGACGCACTTTCTCAGGGTTTTCACAAATGA
- a CDS encoding electron transfer flavoprotein-ubiquinone oxidoreductase, which translates to MPQRDQLEVDVLFVGAGPASLAGAIRLAQLAKDAGRELEILVIDKAAEIGNHGLSGAVMDPRALAELLPNWLELGAPVESPVTSDELWFLTAGGKIKAPFTPPPLNNHGKYVASLQRMSKWLGAQAEALGVQVFGEFPGQELLWEGDRVIGVRTGDKGVDHQGSPKANYEPGADLLAKIVILGEGPRGTLAKQAIPRLGLDEGKEPMVYAAGVKELWQLPDGRFPAGSVVHTLGYPLPRETFGGGFIYGMSGNVLDIGQVTGLDYKNPTTDPHNELQRLKEHPAIRALLDGAKLIRYGAKAIPEGGFFAMPRPYADGLMLVGDSAGFLNGMRLKGIHLAMKSGMMAAETAWEALSAERYDADQLRAYERRFKDSWAYGEMRSSRNFHQGFEHGMWAGMFNAGLSTFTGGRAFGFIDKLHAKPGYEMMEKAGYRPTETPRAKIDNVLTFDKLTDVFNSGTIHEEDQPSHLHVADTNVCRDRCTVEYGNPCAYFCPAKVYEPMFEKNGDGGIDGRLQINFTNCVHCKTCDIADPYQIITWVPPQGGEGPVYTGM; encoded by the coding sequence ATGCCGCAGCGCGATCAACTTGAAGTCGACGTTCTCTTCGTGGGTGCCGGTCCCGCCAGCTTGGCGGGAGCGATCCGCCTCGCCCAACTCGCCAAGGACGCCGGGCGGGAACTGGAGATTCTCGTCATCGATAAAGCTGCGGAGATCGGCAACCACGGGCTCTCCGGCGCCGTCATGGACCCGCGTGCGCTGGCTGAGCTGTTGCCGAACTGGCTCGAACTCGGGGCACCGGTCGAATCGCCGGTGACGAGCGATGAGCTGTGGTTCCTCACCGCGGGCGGCAAGATCAAGGCGCCGTTCACGCCGCCGCCGCTGAACAATCACGGAAAATACGTCGCCTCGCTGCAGCGCATGTCGAAGTGGCTGGGCGCGCAGGCCGAGGCGCTCGGAGTACAGGTCTTCGGCGAATTTCCAGGCCAGGAGTTGCTATGGGAAGGCGACCGCGTCATCGGCGTGCGGACCGGCGATAAGGGCGTCGATCATCAAGGCAGCCCGAAAGCGAATTACGAGCCCGGTGCGGACTTGCTGGCCAAGATCGTCATTCTGGGCGAAGGGCCGCGCGGCACGCTTGCCAAGCAGGCGATACCGCGCCTCGGGCTCGACGAGGGCAAAGAGCCGATGGTCTATGCGGCCGGCGTCAAGGAACTCTGGCAGCTGCCCGACGGTCGTTTCCCTGCGGGGAGCGTCGTGCATACGCTCGGCTATCCGTTACCGCGCGAAACGTTCGGCGGAGGCTTCATCTATGGGATGAGCGGCAACGTCCTGGACATCGGTCAGGTCACCGGCTTGGATTACAAGAATCCGACGACCGACCCGCACAACGAATTGCAACGGCTCAAAGAACACCCCGCGATTCGTGCGCTCCTGGACGGCGCGAAACTGATTCGGTACGGCGCCAAGGCGATACCGGAGGGCGGGTTCTTCGCGATGCCGCGCCCGTATGCCGACGGGCTGATGCTGGTCGGCGATTCGGCCGGGTTCCTCAACGGCATGCGGCTCAAAGGCATTCATCTCGCAATGAAGTCCGGCATGATGGCGGCGGAGACGGCATGGGAAGCCCTTTCCGCCGAACGTTACGACGCCGATCAATTACGGGCGTACGAACGGCGTTTCAAGGATTCGTGGGCGTATGGCGAGATGCGCAGCTCTCGTAATTTCCATCAGGGCTTCGAACACGGCATGTGGGCGGGCATGTTCAATGCGGGGCTCTCCACGTTTACCGGCGGACGCGCGTTCGGCTTCATCGATAAGCTGCATGCTAAGCCGGGCTATGAGATGATGGAGAAGGCGGGGTATCGTCCAACCGAGACCCCGCGCGCCAAAATCGATAACGTGTTGACGTTCGATAAGCTTACCGACGTCTTCAATTCGGGTACGATTCACGAAGAGGACCAGCCCTCGCATCTGCACGTCGCGGATACGAACGTCTGTCGCGATCGCTGCACCGTCGAATACGGCAATCCATGTGCGTATTTCTGCCCCGCCAAAGTCTACGAGCCGATGTTCGAAAAGAACGGCGACGGCGGCATCGACGGCCGCTTGCAGATCAACTTCACCAATTGCGTGCATTGCAAGACGTGCGATATCGCCGATCCCTATCAGATCATCACCTGGGTACCGCCGCAAGGCGGCGAAGGACCCGTCTATACCGGCATGTAG
- a CDS encoding low specificity L-threonine aldolase: MKRSFASDNNAPIAPEILAAILDANHGDAVGYGRDEWTQRAIERFREHFGERTDVYFAFNGTGANVVALSCVTKPWEAVLCPLTAHLQTDECGAFERFTGSKVIPIPTSDGKLRIADLEPYLHAGHDEHHPQPRVISISQSTEYGDVYEPDEVRELCAFAHARGLYVHVDGARISNAAAALGTTPRALTVDLGVDMLTFGGTKNGLMFGEAICFFDPTLAANVAPFARKQGMQLASKMRYVAAQFEALLTEDRWLRYASHANAMAARLLERIRTIEGVRITRNARCNAIFATMDRAAIARAQERVFFYTFDESLPEVRWMTHWATTEDDIDDFVLAVKESLAT, translated from the coding sequence ATGAAGCGCAGCTTCGCCAGCGACAACAACGCTCCAATCGCGCCGGAGATCCTTGCGGCAATCCTCGATGCCAACCACGGTGATGCCGTTGGATACGGGCGCGACGAATGGACGCAGCGAGCGATCGAGCGCTTTCGCGAACATTTCGGCGAGCGTACCGATGTCTATTTTGCCTTCAATGGCACCGGCGCGAACGTCGTCGCGCTCAGTTGCGTGACCAAGCCCTGGGAGGCCGTGCTCTGCCCGCTCACCGCGCACCTCCAGACCGACGAATGCGGCGCGTTCGAACGCTTCACCGGATCGAAAGTGATCCCGATTCCCACGAGTGACGGCAAGCTGCGCATCGCGGATCTCGAGCCCTATCTGCACGCGGGCCACGACGAACACCATCCGCAGCCGCGCGTCATCTCGATCTCGCAATCGACCGAGTACGGCGACGTCTACGAACCGGACGAGGTTCGCGAGCTCTGCGCGTTCGCCCACGCGCGCGGTCTCTACGTTCACGTCGACGGCGCGCGCATTTCGAACGCGGCGGCCGCGCTCGGGACGACGCCGCGCGCGCTTACCGTCGATTTGGGCGTCGATATGCTCACCTTCGGAGGCACCAAGAACGGCTTGATGTTCGGCGAGGCCATCTGCTTCTTCGATCCCACGCTCGCGGCGAACGTGGCGCCGTTCGCCCGCAAACAGGGCATGCAACTGGCTTCGAAGATGCGCTACGTCGCGGCGCAGTTCGAGGCGCTGCTCACCGAGGATCGCTGGCTTCGATACGCTTCGCATGCCAACGCCATGGCGGCCCGCTTGCTCGAACGCATCCGGACGATCGAAGGCGTGCGCATCACGCGCAACGCCCGCTGTAACGCCATCTTTGCCACCATGGATCGCGCGGCGATCGCGCGCGCTCAAGAACGCGTCTTCTTCTACACCTTCGACGAATCGCTGCCGGAAGTTCGCTGGATGACGCATTGGGCCACGACGGAGGACGACATCGACGATTTCGTGCTGGCCGTCAAGGAATCTCTCGCGACGTGA
- the senA gene encoding selenoneine synthase SenA has protein sequence MLETKASSPIAQALRDARARTLAYVADLRDEQYVVPMLDVINPVLWELGHVGYFAEFWTLRQLRGRAPLIEGADRLYDSAKIPHDDRWTLPLPTRERTFAFLAQQLEEMLERLPATDLAAADAYLHQLALHHEDMHAEAFVYTRQTLGYPRPVMPYRSIEPAGGLEGDCAVPGGTYRIGARPSDGFVFDNEKWEHDVTLAAYAIARAPVTNREYAAFVDARGYETRTYWSDEGWAWREREAAEHPKYWRRNDGAWERCHFDRWSALRPNEPVVHVSLYEAQAYCAFADRRLPTEAEWEVAATGGTHRRYPWGEAMPAPERCNLDAWYGDVVDVGAFESGESPFGARQMIGNVWEWTSSAFGPYPGFAPDPYREYSEPWFGNHYVLRGGAWTTRGRLVSTRWRNFYRPQRRDIITGFRTCAR, from the coding sequence ATGCTAGAGACCAAAGCAAGCTCGCCCATCGCCCAAGCCTTACGGGACGCCCGCGCGCGGACGCTCGCATACGTCGCGGATCTGCGTGACGAGCAGTACGTCGTCCCCATGCTCGACGTGATCAATCCGGTACTCTGGGAGCTGGGGCACGTCGGCTATTTCGCCGAGTTTTGGACGCTGCGTCAGTTGCGCGGACGCGCGCCGCTCATCGAGGGCGCCGACCGCCTCTACGATTCCGCCAAAATTCCGCACGACGATCGCTGGACGCTTCCACTCCCCACGCGCGAGCGAACGTTCGCGTTTTTGGCGCAGCAACTGGAAGAGATGCTGGAGCGATTACCGGCGACGGATCTTGCCGCAGCCGACGCATACCTCCACCAGCTCGCGCTCCATCACGAAGACATGCATGCGGAAGCGTTCGTCTATACGCGCCAGACACTCGGATATCCGCGTCCGGTCATGCCGTACCGCAGCATCGAACCTGCCGGCGGCCTCGAAGGCGATTGCGCGGTTCCGGGCGGCACGTATCGCATCGGCGCCCGTCCAAGCGACGGATTCGTGTTCGACAATGAAAAGTGGGAGCACGACGTTACGCTCGCGGCGTACGCCATCGCGCGCGCGCCGGTAACCAACCGCGAGTACGCGGCGTTCGTTGACGCACGCGGATACGAAACGCGGACGTACTGGAGCGATGAAGGCTGGGCGTGGCGCGAACGCGAGGCGGCCGAGCATCCGAAGTATTGGCGCCGTAACGACGGGGCTTGGGAGCGCTGCCACTTCGATCGCTGGAGCGCGCTACGCCCGAACGAACCCGTCGTGCACGTCAGTCTCTATGAAGCGCAGGCCTATTGCGCTTTCGCGGACCGGCGGCTGCCCACCGAGGCCGAGTGGGAGGTTGCCGCGACCGGGGGCACCCATCGCCGGTACCCGTGGGGTGAAGCGATGCCGGCGCCCGAGCGATGCAATCTCGACGCATGGTACGGCGACGTCGTGGACGTGGGTGCCTTCGAGAGCGGCGAGAGCCCGTTCGGCGCGCGCCAGATGATCGGGAACGTCTGGGAGTGGACGTCGAGCGCGTTCGGCCCATACCCGGGGTTCGCTCCGGATCCGTATCGCGAGTATTCCGAGCCGTGGTTCGGCAACCACTACGTCCTGCGCGGCGGCGCGTGGACCACGCGCGGGCGATTGGTGAGCACGCGGTGGAGAAATTTCTACCGTCCGCAACGCCGCGACATCATTACGGGGTTTCGGACGTGCGCGCGATAA
- the senB gene encoding selenoneine biosynthesis selenosugar synthase SenB, with amino-acid sequence MTIRKHSRTIVIIAPTAATARTGNAHTAARYASFFRSGGWRVRVRERWGGEACDVLVALHARKSARSALAFARAFPDRPLVVVMTGTDLYRDIASSKLAQRAMCAAHAIVTLQPDGIGYLPRAVRAKARAIVQSSPARTGAVSRRAGLKVCVLGHLRYEKDPLRAAYALQRLSRDVPIRVIQAGAALQPRFASAAERIARADARYRWLGEVTHARALRILRQSDLLVLSSRMEGGANVLSEAIAAGVPVVASDISGNRGILGASYPGYYPVGDTAACAALLERFARDPRFALALRRRVRALAALVRPARERRLWLSLLRELPS; translated from the coding sequence GTGACCATACGGAAGCATTCGCGAACGATCGTCATAATCGCTCCCACGGCCGCCACGGCGCGGACCGGAAACGCGCATACCGCGGCTCGCTACGCGTCTTTTTTTCGCTCCGGGGGCTGGCGCGTACGCGTGCGCGAGCGCTGGGGCGGAGAAGCCTGCGACGTGTTGGTGGCATTACACGCCCGTAAGAGCGCTCGTTCGGCCCTCGCGTTTGCGCGCGCCTTCCCCGACCGTCCGCTCGTCGTGGTGATGACGGGGACCGATCTGTATCGTGACATCGCGAGCAGCAAGCTCGCGCAGCGCGCGATGTGCGCCGCGCATGCGATCGTTACGCTCCAGCCGGACGGTATTGGCTATCTCCCGCGCGCCGTCCGAGCGAAGGCGCGCGCGATCGTGCAGTCGTCGCCCGCGCGGACAGGCGCGGTATCGCGTCGCGCGGGACTGAAGGTCTGCGTACTCGGGCATCTGCGATACGAGAAGGACCCGTTGCGCGCGGCTTATGCGTTGCAGAGGCTATCGCGCGACGTACCGATTCGCGTCATTCAAGCCGGGGCGGCCCTGCAGCCGCGCTTTGCGAGTGCCGCCGAGCGCATCGCGCGCGCCGATGCACGGTACCGATGGCTCGGCGAGGTCACGCACGCACGCGCGCTGCGAATCCTGCGGCAGAGCGATCTGCTCGTGCTCTCGTCGCGCATGGAAGGAGGTGCCAACGTGCTCAGCGAGGCGATCGCTGCCGGCGTCCCGGTTGTCGCTTCGGATATCTCCGGGAATCGGGGGATCCTGGGCGCATCGTATCCGGGCTATTACCCCGTAGGCGATACCGCCGCGTGTGCGGCATTACTCGAACGCTTCGCGCGCGACCCGCGATTCGCGCTCGCGTTGCGGCGGCGCGTTCGTGCGCTGGCCGCGCTGGTGCGCCCTGCGCGCGAGCGTCGTCTGTGGCTCTCGCTCCTGCGCGAACTGCCCTCTTAA
- the thiO gene encoding glycine oxidase ThiO produces the protein MIGAHKGGDVAVVGAGLIGLAIAFELAERGAAVRVFDRGEPGRAASWAGAGMLAPYTEHIDDENVLELCERSLGAYPEFAERVRAASGIDPQLRLNGIVHAAFDASGVARLSAHALDLARRGVAHDILDREQTLAFEPWLGTHVAGSLLVRDEGSIDNRRFGRALAAACDARGVTFVREATDLAVECDDRRVLGVRSERGFAACSIVVNATGAWAEQLPGVPLSARPPVRPVKGQMLALAVPRGFVRHTTWLPGAYLVPRDDGRLLVGATVEDEDFDQRVTASGIRQLLNAALSAAPALGAFSIGETWAGLRPGTPDGRPYLGPTPIEGLLLATGHFRNGILLAPITAKLLASYIDGSLAQGALDAFGLARGGTEAPDAHRTGIA, from the coding sequence ATGATCGGAGCACATAAGGGCGGCGACGTCGCCGTGGTCGGCGCGGGCCTGATCGGGCTGGCCATCGCATTCGAGCTGGCGGAACGGGGCGCGGCCGTGCGCGTCTTCGATCGCGGGGAGCCCGGCCGGGCGGCCTCCTGGGCGGGTGCCGGGATGCTCGCTCCCTACACCGAGCACATCGATGATGAAAACGTGCTCGAACTCTGCGAACGCTCCCTGGGCGCCTACCCCGAGTTTGCCGAGCGAGTACGGGCCGCCAGCGGTATCGATCCCCAGCTTCGTCTGAATGGCATCGTTCACGCGGCCTTCGATGCGTCCGGCGTGGCGCGTCTGAGCGCGCACGCCCTCGATTTGGCGCGGCGCGGCGTCGCGCACGACATTCTGGATCGCGAGCAGACGCTAGCGTTCGAGCCTTGGCTTGGAACGCATGTCGCGGGCTCGCTGTTGGTGCGCGACGAGGGGTCGATCGATAACCGCCGATTCGGCCGAGCGCTTGCTGCGGCATGCGATGCGCGCGGCGTAACGTTCGTGAGAGAGGCGACCGACCTCGCGGTTGAGTGCGACGATCGGCGCGTCCTAGGCGTACGCAGCGAACGCGGATTTGCGGCCTGCTCGATCGTGGTCAATGCTACCGGCGCGTGGGCGGAACAACTGCCCGGCGTCCCGCTATCGGCACGCCCTCCGGTGCGACCGGTCAAAGGGCAGATGTTGGCCCTCGCGGTGCCGCGCGGCTTCGTCCGCCACACCACGTGGCTGCCGGGCGCATATCTGGTGCCTCGCGACGATGGCCGCCTACTGGTGGGGGCCACGGTTGAAGACGAAGACTTCGATCAGCGGGTCACGGCCTCCGGGATTCGTCAGCTCCTCAATGCGGCGCTCTCCGCAGCCCCCGCGCTGGGTGCGTTCTCGATCGGCGAAACGTGGGCGGGCCTGCGCCCCGGAACGCCCGACGGACGCCCGTATCTCGGCCCGACCCCGATCGAAGGCCTCTTGCTTGCGACCGGACACTTCCGCAACGGGATTCTGCTCGCGCCGATTACGGCCAAGCTTCTGGCATCGTATATCGACGGTTCGCTCGCTCAGGGTGCCCTCGATGCTTTCGGCCTGGCGCGGGGCGGGACGGAAGCGCCGGACGCGCATCGAACGGGCATAGCATGA
- the selD gene encoding selenide, water dikinase SelD, translated as MDADVLAQVLRGLPPIDDPNVLVGTSTADDAGVYRVNEALALVQTVDFFTPIVDDPYTFGAIAAANALSDVYAMGGTPVTALAIVGFPEDQDPAVLHEILRGGAEKAREAGIHVIGGHTVKDAEPKYGLSVTGLIHPERIIRNSSAQAGDILFLTKAIGTGILTTARRRDAIDDAAMVEAIVSMSALNRAAAEAMDGCDVHAATDVTGFGLIGHLREMLDGAGVGADIDADAIPFFQGVLALAQDGVVPGGTRTNLRQALANGVAFDDRIDESLRLVLCDAQTSGGLLVAVAAEHAERYAARARELGVAIVARIGITTATTGLRVHA; from the coding sequence ATGGACGCCGACGTCCTCGCGCAGGTTCTGCGCGGCTTACCACCCATCGACGATCCCAACGTCCTGGTCGGCACATCGACGGCCGACGACGCAGGCGTCTACCGCGTGAACGAGGCGCTCGCGCTCGTGCAGACGGTCGATTTCTTCACGCCGATCGTCGACGACCCATACACGTTCGGCGCCATCGCCGCGGCGAATGCGCTCTCGGATGTCTACGCGATGGGCGGCACGCCGGTCACGGCGCTGGCGATCGTCGGGTTCCCCGAGGATCAGGATCCGGCGGTTCTGCATGAGATTCTTCGCGGCGGAGCCGAGAAGGCGCGCGAAGCCGGCATCCACGTCATCGGTGGCCACACGGTCAAGGATGCGGAACCGAAATACGGACTCTCGGTTACCGGTTTGATCCACCCCGAGCGGATCATCCGCAATTCGAGCGCGCAAGCCGGCGACATCCTCTTTCTCACCAAAGCCATCGGCACCGGAATCCTCACGACCGCGCGCCGCCGGGATGCCATCGACGACGCGGCGATGGTGGAAGCGATCGTTTCGATGTCGGCGCTCAATCGCGCGGCCGCCGAGGCGATGGACGGCTGCGACGTGCATGCGGCAACCGACGTCACGGGGTTCGGATTGATCGGTCACTTGCGCGAGATGCTCGATGGAGCCGGCGTGGGCGCGGATATCGATGCCGACGCGATTCCGTTCTTCCAAGGCGTGCTCGCACTCGCCCAGGACGGCGTCGTGCCGGGCGGCACGCGCACGAACCTGAGGCAGGCGCTCGCGAACGGCGTAGCGTTCGACGATCGCATCGACGAGAGCCTACGGCTGGTGCTCTGCGACGCGCAGACCTCGGGAGGTTTGCTCGTGGCGGTTGCGGCCGAACACGCCGAACGCTACGCGGCTCGCGCACGCGAGCTGGGCGTGGCGATCGTGGCGCGCATCGGCATCACGACCGCCACGACCGGCCTACGCGTTCACGCGTGA